The Bombyx mori chromosome 16, ASM3026992v2 region taagtatctacagtcggcatcgctgcgccattttgagaaggcggcacgacatgagaaccctctcatcgtagccgctggaaattacatacccgacccagtagaccgaatggtaaaccgtcgacgtcgcccaaagcacgtcattacggatcctcctgatccattaacggtgctcttaggcaccacaagcaccggtcaccgtcctcgtcgaacccgtcgcttgcgacgaagggctcgacgagcgaactaacccacagacacagcccactgagtttctcgccggatcttctcagggggtcgcgtttccgatccggtggtagattctgcgaagcactgctcttgctagggtcagtgttagcaattctccggttgagccccgcgagctcacctacaaacgttagggtgaagctgaaatagcctctcaaggctatcagaataggtaggaaaaaaaaataaaaaaaaaaaaaataaaaaaaaaaaaaaaaaaaaaaaaaaaaaaaaaaaaaaaaaattataataataataataataatgcacacagtgtacgacttaactttgtaatagggtacaaaaataatatatttttttatcattgattgaccacgatctcagagcgttcgcaatacactaactcttatgcaaacaaccgtgaatgaagtgtaccacaataagttcgcatgttatcgaatgaccgtgggttgttgcgaaacctccagttttattttctttatacctcgaatatcacttaaaattaatattattataataaggaactttgttcctatccggtatcccacgacaccacgtaggtacttttttttttaaatttgactgTATACACTGCTTTTTCAAGATCTAGATTCATTTAAACTGTACCAATCTGTCTTTTTAACACGCTCTCATTAGCTTTTTACGTTCAAGATTAGCttctgattaacttgaaaatttgcacgcgcatcgaggaccgatgacaaaacaataatttaatttaacttcgTTCTAATGTCCTGACCAATATTATCAAATAAGAAACGAGCTGATTATTGCTAGCGCGTTGTTTCTATTTAAtcgtctttttcttttttataccatatattattttagcattctttttttgtaatagtCCATTTTTCTGGTAAAAGTGGGgaaaaaacaatttgaattttaactGTTCGTCATTGGCGAACTGGAAATGACGTGTCTACTGTTGAAGCTATTTTGGATTTTACGTTTGTAAGTGTGCTAAGCGGTTCTCAATCTGTTTTGAATAAGTCTggtagttaataataaatgaaatgacaAATTTAAATACCTTGAGCTTCCTCAAACGGCTTGTACTCTCCTCCTGCTTGTTTAGGCAGTCCCTCAATCGGAAGATATTTGCCGATCGTCTTGGAACCTATCTGGTGGATAACCATCATGTCAATGAGTTCTTTCTTCATAAACGGCTTCAGAATCATCAACAAACGGTCCATGAATGATGGCGCATTCATGAAATGTAGGCCTTGGAGTTTGACGAACATCGCCTCCTAAAAATGTAATCGAGTAAGACTTATTTTAGGTAAAAACAACGGGACGTGCACTAGTATATAAGTCGTGAAGTGATTATGAAGAAATCGAATAACACTTAAtatgaaaacattatttattcgaCTCTTACCAAGATTTTCACATTACTAAAtgtttagtaaaaaataaataatagtttataaaaaaactaacaaaatacgcttttatagaaaatccaactaaaaaatagaaaataaattttaataaatttgaatttaaaaaaagcgtgagcTGCTTTTCaggttattatgaaaataacccttctactcatatctgttcataaaatatttataactactgatatcatgcatcccacggttttttttacaataaaatcattttttcttacactatttttaactcaaatttattaaatttattttctatttttagttggatttagtatgaaagcgtattttattagtttttttaaactttttttttccattttttagttcaatttcaatttttttttaatttttttttaatattgaattttcatcggtccttaataagtatacccaATTTCGAGttgatccgacgttttgaagggggtcaaaatcatgttcaaagattccgttacatactaacatacatacgtctgaagctaataaaagcgtattaacaaTGCATCCTCAAAGTTTTCGGAACAAGCTCTCAATATCCTGTGCTTATGGAATCTCAGGGCGTCTGCTCCTAACATTCTATCAGCAGTCTTCAGTCTACCCGTGATCATTTGAAACACGTCCGAATATAAAAAATTCGGTATATATGAAAATCTTATTAGGTGCCCGTTCTGCAATAGTGTTTATAGTTGTAGATAGGTTTTTTTAGGATAGGCTTAGCAAAGCTTTGAAACAATTCGACTTGTGATAtgcatattatgtataaataatgtTCTGTGTACTATGATGCAAAATGTTCTTCGTGAAAatgatttgaaatttttttttttttttttttattgcttagatgggtggacgagctcacagcccacctggtgttaagtggttactggagcccatagacatccacaacgtaaatgcgccacccaccttgagatacaagttctaaggtctcaagtatagtaacgacggctgccccacccttcaaaccgaaacgcattactgcttcacggcagaaataggcagggtggtggtacccacccgcgtggactcacaagaggtcctaccaccagtaaaattgtcTAGTATAGTACTATTAGTACAGTTACTCTATCAGGTGGAGCCCGTGAGATCATCGTCTATCTATCCCAGCGTCGTTGAACCCTTAGGCTATCTTAGCGATTATgcaggataataataataataaataaatatttactaacaatcacgccacattaactggtcccgtactaagttcgtaaagaacttgtattacaggtaccagatatcggaaataaatgtaagatttttattatacacatacatatatttaataaacatccataaccctggaaaagacatttctacatttatcatacaaatatcttcccttggcgggattcgaacccgcgacccccttgtgtagtgaccatgtcacttaccactacaccagacggccgtttggaTGGATTATCaaacataataacaaaaacaaaaacatgacAATAGCCACATAAGGTCGATAAATCGAATTTACCTGCAAATAAAATAGAAACTGCTGTACGGTCTGAATATCAAGTCTGGCAAGATGGGATAGAGTGACCTTGTCCAAGTCAATAACTATGACCAGCCCTGGCCAAGTCCCCGACTGGTATTGCCAGAGGTCAATCACCATTAATACTATCCTGTAAATAAAAGGGTCCATATTGATTCATCTGAGACCTCCAGAAGTtagatataaaatttcataaatttgaattaaatatagtgtaagaaaaaaatattttgttgtaaaaaaaaaaaatgtggggttcttttcaggatattatcaaaataacccttctactgatatctgttcataagatatttataactactgataccatgcaccccacggttttttcacaagaaaatcttttttttttacactattgttaattcaaatttattaaaattattttctatttttagtaggattttctataaagcgtattttgttagttttttttaaactataatactatttatttttaattttttagttgaatttaaattttatcaataacattttttttaaatactgaattgtcatcggtccataattgcgagttaatccaacgttttgaagggggtcaaaatcatgttaaaaaattccgttacatacatacgtctgaagataataaaagcgtattaatatctAGTATGGTCCTAATGATATTACCTACGTTGAGTTTTAAGAACGGTAATAGAAAGAGCCTCTGAACATCAAAAGAATtcgatagatatttttttttattctttattttttgtacacacagttaatataatacagtaattgcgataagatataaaaatggcgagcttaactcaacaattgagttatctaccagctaaccgttcgtaaagaaggaaagctttacatgagtgggtagatgagtacaatctaatcaatttatttattgataccatacacaataacaataataaaaataagagatAGGATATAGAGATAGGATCGAATGTAAATACAACCAACTTCCCTAACTCATGAGGGCGAATCTTCAATTGTATTATGACAGATATCATTCTTCAAAACTTATAACTAACGCGCTACCACAAGTACTGAATTGGACCTAGAAaaagatttacttttttattgcttagatgggtgaacaagctcacgtcctacctggtgttaagtgttcacCGGACattatagatatctacaacgtaaatgctaccatccaccttaagacaagagttctaaggtctcagttttgacagtacaacggctgccctacccttcaaaccgaagcgcattagtgcttcacggcataaataggtagggtggtgttacctacccgtgcggactcacaaaaggtcctaccaccagtgaaatggAAGATGGAAGATTAGCGGTGTTAAGAGTCCAACGGATGGTATCGGTTGGACGTCTGTGTCTGGTTGGAGTGCCAGGAAATGCATCATGAACTACGCTGCCATGAAAGTCCGTGGTGTCCCAGCTGGTCGACCACTGCCATTTCCCGTTAAATAAcagttacattttatttttatttttttttattgcttaaataggtggacgagctcacagcccacctggtgttaagtggttactggagcccatagacatccacaacgtaaatgcgccacccaccttgagatacaagttctaaggtctcaagtatagttacaacggctgccccacccttcaaaccgaaacgcaagcagtagcttcacggcagaaatagacagggtggtggtacccacccgcgcggactcacaagaggtcctaccaccagtaactacacACTAATGTCTGAATCATCATATcatattaaattgtattattaataagCTCGATTAATAGCCGGTCAGTATGATGcttgtttatttaattcggttttccaacaaattataattataattacgaaaattataatcatTAATAGAGTAATAAATGTTTCTTAGTATTAACTTAACTTAACACTTAGTTAACAACAAGAATATACAGCATTCAGAGAAATATAACtttgttaaaacaaaataaattaggaacaaattatacatacataaaattggagtgtctgtttgtaatattaaaataaccgctttttactacatgcatatgaatataattatataagtatatataatacGGTACATACATCAAAATAGCAATTTCTACAATTTTTGTATGtccgtctgtttgttccggctaatctctggaaaggttggaccaattttgacgagactttcactgataggtagctgatgatataaagagtaactttttttagaatagcttcgccccgcggcgtcacccgcggtacgaccataatcgcgggtaacatcgcgggactcaactatcaataataaaatttaacgtttccgaaccgaagcgagggcgggtcgctagtaaataataattagttatcaataatttatatattagatatactaGATATACGTTtttgattatgatttttattatttctgaaaccccaaaagcaataaaaaaaaaaaacaaagcttaCTTGATAGCCTCCTGGAATATGAAGTTTTTGGTGTTATAGTCGAGGAGCCTGCAATATATAACTGCCGAGTCATCATACGCTCGAACCTCTAACGGTAACACCaaactaaaacaaaagcaaaactttaaaaataaggtATTACTAGTGTCGCGGCGCCTGACTCGTTTAGTACAACAAGCTAGCCAAAACGTCATACCAGAACATTTACTACTACCGGCACCGCGCGCtgacagcattttttttttgtgattttatgacctggtcactgagacctttaagttatatcttattttaatctatattcatatttttatgaaaaattatattatggagtgaaatgaaatgaagatgattaatttcagacattaatcaactgggatgaaattaaatgaaatgaaatgagatgatatgggatgaaatataatttcagtaaaatggtggtcatttactaagattttttcagtggactttttggaggatcccgaaaagttacgtccagcggctttgcttcgttttcccacattcgtgcactttcacagatattaaacagttaataaaccaccattattacacatttaaacccgaagaaacactaaatagacaaaataaaacaaatcacacttcactcctcgccttcccgccaaaaagtcctccaACAATATTCTTAATATACCTCACAATAATCATTATTGGCTCAAGATCTTTCCTTTTCGAGAAAGGTCACATTCTTTACATTCATCGACGTGCAATCAGAACCAAAgcattgtaaattgtaattaaagcaAGTAGCAAGAATTCAATTGGTCTTATTATAGAAGCAATAAAGCCACAGTGTCTCGCGTAGACAACTAGAACAAAACGAAACcagattattttaattcaagttTGACTTTCACAGGCCAAACCACTaagaaccttgagaggctatatcagcgtaaccttaactagtaggtgagctcaaggggctcaaacctgacgacgttgctaacacgaaccctagcaagagccgtgctacgcagaatctaccaccggatcggaaacgcgacccactgagaaaatccggcgagaaactcagtgggctgtgtctgagggtaaaTGATTGCCTAAAACGGCTTACGCATATAGAAACCCATTAAATACAGCAGTAGCTAAAGTATGACTTACGGAACTTTCATGCTGACCAAAGTCCTCCCATCAGGAAGTCTATCCTTGAACAAATTTGTGAACAGCGTACGCAACGTGCAGTTGAGGTCAAGGACCTGCTTGGAGACCTCCATGCTTCTGTGGCAGCAGTGGTAGACGAGAATGAGGTCCAAATCTACGAGAACAAAATGAAACTTGTAAAGATTgtgaaaattctaatttgcttaattactggttgttttacctcttgtgactccgcacgggtaagtaccaccgccctgcctatttctgccgtgaagcagtgtttcggtttgaaggacggggcagccgttgtaaccacggaatagatgttgtaactatacttgagacctgagaacttatatcccaatgTGGGTGGCGTCTTTACGTTgcagatctctatgggctccagtaaccactcaacaccaggtgagctgtgaattcgtccacccaactaagcaaaaaaaaaaaaattgtgtatttCAAAGACAGCGTATACATAGTTCTGGAGATTAGAGTCGCGAAGCAAAAACGTGCCTTCCagataaattatagtttttgtgtATCGTAAAATCGCTAGTAGCTAAGAGGCTATTTAAATTAGACACGTGGaccggtagatgagctcacacggccccaacctgagagagtttgccaACGCTGgtcctggcaagagcagtgcttcgctcaatctaccgccggatcggaatcgcgacccactgagaggatcaatctagaaactcagtgggttttcTGTTATTAGTTGCATGCCTTACGACTTGGCATGAAATATTAAGACGTGACGCTTTAGTCACGCGGCATCGAGTTTTGGAATGAATTCCTTCATTCACTGGGTTTCCTCAGCTCTATAAAGTGGCGTTAGCAAGTATCAGTCAGGAATGTGACCGTGCTCTAATGATAAACATATGTCTGGCGTGATTAAACAACAAAACATGGTAATGGAAGGTAGTTGTAGAAACAATCACAAAGAATTGAATGTCATTTACAATTAGCCCGGAAACGAGATGATAGTATGTAATTATGTAATTACATGTAATCGTGTGTCATTTAGAcgtaacgatttaatttcgATACCAGTACGATCTTTTCctatttttttatcatcataTCTATATCGGATAGCtaaatattactatattattatgctaGTTTTATACAATTGCGTGACGCCAAATTTAGATCTATCCACGcgaacaaaacattaaaaagtaGCGTAAAATGTGTTGGAATATGCTTTTAAGACTTACATTGTTCCCGTATCTTTCCTACTTATTTTTTGGTAACCTAAAAGAGCTTTTTCAGCTTCTCgcagacgagtaggtgagctcacaggctcaatctgagaaaatttgctaacaccctagcaagagcagtgcttcgcagaatctacgactggatcggaatcgcgactgagaagattcgacgagaaactcactgggctggtctatgggctaattcgctcgtcgagctcttcgtcgtaatAGACAAATTTGACCAGGACGGTGTCCGGTATTCCcgtaaattaacatttaatactTATGTGTTAAAGTCATATTTTTTagtcataatataattttaccaAATAAGCTTCAAGTATGGGAGTCGAAAAACTAcgattatattgaaataaaattttcgttGACACATGtataattaatatgttttaGCCAAAGAGGCAGAACACGCACCATGACTAATGAATaaagcaaaataaattatttaacctTGGGAATTCCGAAGTCACGTGAAATGTTAAgtaggtatatatttaaatattggtGTAAAATTATACTCATAAGGAAATTAGGTATCGtgtgaaactttattttcagaattttctatacataatataacctaACAACATGTATACAACAACAACATATACAACCTAACTAAAAAGCAAATACATATAACAACATATACAACCTAACTAAAAAgagaaatatttacaatataatagctatcttagaaaatatttacaaaaaatataacagtGCCAAACCGTCATCGCTTAGCACCGTGCCCAGAAGGCGGATGTCATTCCCACATTATATGGCAACGCTTAACCTCTGTGCAAGGTATAAGCCAGCCCTCTGGTCACCAGATGTTTCGGTCAACCTCTTTGCTACCTCATTAAAAAGGCGGTGTGCACTAGGACCAAAGAAACCCAAAGTTTGTACCCCAAACAGCTCAAATATGAAACCTCTATCGATGTTAATATATTTGGGCCGCTTTAGGTTTTCTGCAGTAGCAGCGGCCGCTCCAGCCTCagcagaccgaaacgcattactgcttcacggccgaaataggcggggtggtggtacctacccgtgtagactcacaaaaggtcctaccaccagtgaaattgaAGATGGAAGATCAGCGGTGGTAAGAGTCCGACGGATGGTGTCGGTTGGATGTCTGTGTCTGGTTGGAGTGCCAGGAAATGTATCCTGGACTACGCTGCCATGAAAGTCCGTGGTGTCCCAGCTGGTCGACCATTTCCATTTCCCATTAAATCTTTAATTCCAACAAAAAATTGCTTCATTAGAAGTTTTACGTATTACGTACCTAATTATCATctcttgatttttatttaaattaaaatcacgaATCCATAATATGTCAGAGCTTCTATCAATAAgcgtcaataatattt contains the following coding sequences:
- the LOC101746275 gene encoding alpha-tocopherol transfer protein-like; translation: MSQAVKAITLEDEYKKKTGITPEDVRKMRQWLQTQPHLPRDHLTDLDLILVYHCCHRSMEVSKQVLDLNCTLRTLFTNLFKDRLPDGRTLVSMKVPLVLPLEVRAYDDSAVIYCRLLDYNTKNFIFQEAIKIVLMVIDLWQYQSGTWPGLVIVIDLDKVTLSHLARLDIQTVQQFLFYLQEAMFVKLQGLHFMNAPSFMDRLLMILKPFMKKELIDMMVIHQIGSKTIGKYLPIEGLPKQAGGEYKPFEEAQADVIANAKANYDYFAEENKKRVVESLRPGKPKTITDIFGGIEGSFKKLEID